One segment of Papaver somniferum cultivar HN1 unplaced genomic scaffold, ASM357369v1 unplaced-scaffold_81, whole genome shotgun sequence DNA contains the following:
- the LOC113345182 gene encoding putative E3 ubiquitin-protein ligase LIN-1, translating into MSHTSMATVSSSSGTGTGTTSTTAHNHERLNFETIRTLVDTINQHVVGFIEDPQARKRLQLRCTSKLKIKKQDYFEFSEHSVLSNLYWGILNLESAIQSENPEESITRLKSTEKMLQVPALLSERGRTAGIRNRFLICCSYFYLSLVRNLQKDEWQTTLHFLQALLVCPRLVRMEFIPEICESIFLPQYTSENRARGELRGSEVESFDNFSSDEMMKQQARRYKSWLMYYQIISYGESTQSRRNHQVAPSLGDEPQTYNPAGAHHQSPCKESSSMPINSTSSKHSNLAEDGNCWTKSHNGTQVHPPDYQEHIIDEMADTARASTLTAKQTISPPEDSARTISVNWDEIYNRDTERSLQIKNIQDMLEESQSSSSIHSLNDFPEEGDASEAELDDTQSSLRIRKEEEEDTQSETTDWEVQATCSVSSPACFGKASEEASQCSMHEDANEGYSSYMFSSTSLSSVSDINLSISELKKMDSNSFYNLHGEGRETLKISEHHSFRLFDHLQSKALKGKTLSHVGDLKNSARHKQESNTRESIDAVSLHPGKEVQMEIQWISEKRVSTLCLSDKIEKCEEDDDSVELTTMQEAEVKFEQLRNATLDQLLNIISTSKEERVIRVVVSVLLTMIAENKTVIEDIKRKGLRLCNLVTALKCNVHDAATLIYLISPSPKETKGFELLPQLLKVACNSSSYKDDFIQPALTPREAALLMIEVLVTAFDSATNNIHLAAISSSQVLSELAHVARYSNIKEISSLAAVLVKCMRFDGKCRSLISNCTPMDPFVHLLRSRDKQAERAALQFFHEILCIPRSSVTSLLNQIRQPDSISTMNILMSCIQQSEPEYRLMAANLLLQLDMMEDSSDKSIFREAAMEVVLGSITSEESSNTRILSANILSNLGGTYAWTGEPYTVAQLVTKAGLKSFHHKNMIRNFDWSEQILEDTSIDEWSRKIARSIITKGEPLFRALEKGLSSKIKSVSRDCLIAIAWIGCEIAAKTPQKLRYTACEILLSGIEKFLHPGSDLEERLLACLCVYNYASGKGMQKLIPFSEGVRESLRRLSNISWMAEELLNVTDYFLQTKSRISCVHTQVLEMGQNCNEAVNALIYYKGQLYSGHSNGSIKVWDINKQRAKLVWDVKEHHKEVTCFALFEPEGSLLSGSSDKTIRVWKMVNQKLECIEVISTTEPIHKIETCGQQIFLITESRGLKVFDGSRTAKVICKSKQVKCLTVNQRKLYLGCTDSSIQEVDVPNDQHRELKSPAKRWLKQNKPANSVVVYRDWLYVASSIVEGSNFKEWRRQIEPQMSITVGKGEKVKIMGVVEDFIYLTCSSSPSILQIWLRGTQQKVGRLSAGSRITSLLTANDVVICGTETGLIKGWIPF; encoded by the exons ATGTCTCATACTTCAATGGCCACAGTATCATCCTCTTCTGGTACTGGTACTGGAACTACCAGTACTACTGCTCATAATCACGAAAGACTGAATTTCGAAACAATACGGACACTTGTCGATACAATCAATCAGCATGTTGTGGGATTCATTGAAGACCCACAAGCAAGGAAACGACTACAGCTGAGATGTACCTCGAAATTGAAGATTAAAAAGCAAGACTACTTTGAATTCTCTGAACATTCAGTCTTGTCAAATCTTTACTGGGGTATTCTGAACCTTGAGTCTGCAATCCAGTCCGAAAATCCAGAGGAGAGTATTACCAGGCTGAAGAGTACTGAGAAAATGCTTCAGGTTCCAGCGCTGCTTAGTGAGCGTGGCAGAACCGCTGGGATTCGGAATCGCTTCTTAATTTGCTGTTCTTATTTTTATCTATCTCTAGTTCGGAATCTCCAGAAGGACGAGTGGCAGACGACATTGCACTTTCTTCAAGCGCTGCTAGTCTGCCCACGGCTTGTTAGAATGGAATTTATCCCTGAAATCTGTGAAAGTATTTTCCTTCCCCAGTATACGAGTGAGAATCGAGCAAGAGGTGAACTGAGAGGTTCAGAAGTAGAGTCTTTTGATAACTTCTCTAGTGATGAGATGATGAAACAGCAGGCGCGAAGATACAAAAGCTGGTTGATGTACTATCAGATAATCTCATATGGAGAGAGCACTCAGTCGCGCCGGAACCACCAAGTTGCTCCTTCCCTGGGAGATGAACCACAAACTTACAA TCCTGCAGGAGCTCACCACCAATCACCGTGCAAGGAAAGTTCTAGCATGCCTATCAACAGCACCAGCTCTAAACATTCCAACTTGGCTGAAGATGGAAATTGCTGGACGAAGTCTCACAAT GGCACACAGGTTCACCCACCTGATTACCAGGAACATATAATTGATGAAATGGCCGATACGGCTAGAGCTTCAACACTGACTGCAAAGCAAACAATCTCTCCACCCGAAGATTCTGCGAGGACTATTTCTGTGAACTGGGATGAAATTTACAATAGAGACACAGAACGGAGCCTACAAATAAAAAACATTCAGGATATGTTGGAGGAGTCTCAGTCATCAAGCTCCATTCATTCACTTAATGATTTCCCCGAAGAAGGAGATGCATCAGAG GCAGAGTTGGATGATACTCAAAGTTCACTAAGGATTAgaaaagaagaggaggaggacACACAATCAGAAACCACTGATTG GGAGGTGCAAGCAACTTGCTCAGTTTCAAGCCCAGCGTGTTTCGGTAAAGCTTCAGAAGAAGCTTCCCAGTGTTCAATGCATGAAGATGCCAATGAAGGATATTCAAGTTATATGTTTTCTAGCACAAGTCTTAGTTCTGTCAGTGATATAAACTTATCTATATCAGAACTAAAAAAGATGGATTCCAATTCCTTTTACAATTTGCATGGTGAAGGAAGAGAAACTCTAAAGATATCAGAACATCATAGTTTTAGACTCTTCGATCACTTACAATCTAAAGCACTCAAGGGCAAGACACTTTCACATGTGGGTGACCTGAAGAATTCTGCAAGGCACAAGCAAGAGTCAAACACCAGGGAAAGTATTGATGCAGTAAGTTTACATCCTGGAAAGGAAGTGCAGATGGAAATACAGTGGATATCCGAGAAGAGAGTTTCCACATTATGCTTATCAGATAAAATCGAAAaatgtgaagaagatgatgacAGTGTAGAACTTACAACCATGCAGGAAGCTGAAGTGAAATTTGAGCAGCTGAGGAATGCAACTCTTGATCAGTTGTTGAATATCATTTCGACTTCCAAAGAAGAAAGAGTCATCCGGGTCGTTGTTTCTGTTCTCTTAACTATGATAGCAGAGAACAAAACTGTAATAGAGGATATCAAGAGAAAGGGATTACGTTTGTGCAATTTGGTAACCGCGCTAAAATGTAATGTGCATGATGCAGCTACTCTAATCTATTTGATAAGCCCCTCGCCTAAAGAAACAAAAGGTTTTGAGCTATTACCCCAATTACTGAAGGTGGCTTGCAATTCGAGCAGCTATAAAGATGACTTCATACAACCTGCACTAACACCTCGTGAAGCAGCATTACTGATGATTGAAGTTCTAGTAACTGCCTTTGATAGTGCCACAAATAACATCCATTTGGCTGCAATCAGTTCAAGTCAGGTTCTTTCTGAACTTGCGCATGTGGCAAGATATAGTAATATCAAAGAGATCAGTTCTTTGGCAGCTGTTTTAGTAAAATGCATGCGGTTTGATGGAAAATGTAGAAGTTTAATATCAAACTGTACTCCTATGGATCCATTTGTACATCTACTAAGAAGCCGAGACAAACAAGCAGAGCGTGCTGCACTTCAATTTTTTCATGAGATCCTTTGCATACCAAG GTCATCAGTGACAAGTCTATTAAATCAGATACGCCAACCAGACAGCATCAGCACTATGAACATACTGATGTCATGCATCCAACAGTCAGAACCTGAATACAGGCTCATGGCTGCAAACCTCTTGCTTCAATTAGATATGATG GAAGACTCATCAGACAAGAGCATATTCAGGGAAGCGGCTATGGAGGTTGTCCTTGGGTCGATTACATCTGAAGAAAGCTCTAACACGCGAATACTATCGGCTAATATACTATCAAATCTTGGAGGGACTTATGCTTGGACAGGAGAACCCTATACAGTGGCACAGTTGGTAACAAAAGCAGGTTTAAAATCATTCCATCACAAGAATATGATAAGAAACTTTGATTGGTCAGAACAAATCCTAGAG GACACTAGCATAGATGAATGGAGCAGAAAGATTGCAAGAAGTATCATTACAAAAGGGGAACCTTTATTCCGAGCATTGGAGAAGGGACTAAGCAGCAAGATAAAGAGTGTCTCAAGAGACTGTCTCATAGCTATTGCATGGATTGGCTGTGAAATTGCCGCGAAGACTCCCCAAAAACTCAGATACACGGCCTGTGAAATTTTACTAAGTGGAATAGAGAAGTTTCTGCATCCTGGTTCAGATCTGGAAGAGAGATTACTAGCATGTTTATGTGTCTATAATTATGCTTCTGGCAAAG GCATGCAAAAACTGATTCCGTTTTCGGAGGGAGTGAGAGAGTCGCTAAGGCGTCTTTCAAACATTTCATGGATGGCAGAGGAGTTACTAAACGTAACTGATTATTTCCTTCAAACTAAATCG CGCATTTCTTGTGTCCACACACAAGTTCTGGAGATGGGTCAGAACTGCAATGAAGCTGTTAACGCTCTCATCTACTACAAAGGACAACTTTACAGTGGACACTCAAATGGCTCAATAAAG GTATGGGATATCAATAAACAACGGGCCAAACTTGTATGGGACGTCAAAGAGCACCACAAAGAAGTGACATGCTTTGCGCTTTTTGAACCTGAAGGCAGTCTTTTAAGTGGatccagtgataaaactatcaGG GTATGGAAGATGGTCAACCAGAAACTGGAATGCATAGAAGTAATAAGTACAACAGAACCAATTCACAAAATCGAGACATGCGGTCAGCAAATCTTTCTAATTACCGAAAGTCGAGGACTAAAG GTGTTCGATGGGTCCAGAACTGCCAAAGTTATTTGCAAGAGTAAACAAGTGAAATGCTTAACTGTAAATCAGAGAAAACTTTACCTGGGATGCACAGATTCATCTATCCAG GAAGTGGATGTACCAAATGATCAACATCGAGAACTTAAATCTCCGGCAAAGAGATGGCTCAAGCAAAACAAGCCAGCAAATTCAGTGGTTGTTTATCGAGACTGGCTTTATGTTGCAAGTTCAATAGTTGAAGGTTCAAACTTCAAG GAATGGAGACGACAAATTGAACCCCAGATGTCCATAACAGTCGGGAAAGGAGAAAAGGTGAAGATAATGGGAGTAGTAGAGGACTTCATATACTTGACCTGCAGCTCGTCTCCAAGCATCCTTCAG ATATGGTTAAGAGGGACACAACAAAAAGTGGGAAGGTTATCAGCAGGCAGCAGAATAACGAGTCTACTCACAGCAAATGACGTTGTTATATGTGGTACAGAAACCGGATTGATCAAG GGATGGATTCCATTCTAG
- the LOC113345482 gene encoding DExH-box ATP-dependent RNA helicase DExH8-like — protein MATSPRSSSSASSAPPFSTDAKFNYLPVMGLKQKIIEKIQENRVTLIVGETGCGKSSQVPQFLLEEGMEPILCTQPRRFAVVAVARMVAKSRRCDVGGEVGYHIGHKKVMSAGSRLVFKTAGVLLDEMRDKGIAALRYKVIILDEVHERSVESDLVLTCVKQFMLKDKDLRLVLMSATAETARYRDYFKDLGRDERVEVLAIPSSGQQAIFQKKILYLEQVSELLGLNSESLSSTYCSGPSPISSDADIKPEVHKLIHDLVLHIHDNEPDIEKSILVFLPTYYSLEQQYFLLSPLSSIFKVHILHSSIDTEQALKTMKIWKSHRKVILATNIAESSVTIPGVAFVIDSCRSLQVFWDNNRKKDAAELLWVSKSQAEQRKGRTGRTCDGKIYRMVTRSFFNQFSDHERPSILRLSLRQQVLLVCCADSKAINDPKVLLQKALDPPESEVVEDALNLLVHIKALEKNVSHRGRYEPTFYGRLLASMTLSFDASVMILKFGDIGLLREGILMGILMDTNPLPVRRPFGQDQLFAEYIASYFGGDDESSVLTGKKEIISMGNLCAYQFWQRAFKDKHRVERLKHLLKFDEPNTTEILFPKLEEEWCSFHNLLQPSLHQVSEIYDDIVNSMHRFRPKFMAKANGLPSYYNPYEFEHTCSLGYLQYRDEDVDSKKEDEHINLNLDIEEKTCLTLPYVAPNDFKANFVADKFATVLKEMRVEHTQDHAENERKPIIATVSHDMGERPLCRYFVNGLCNRGSECPFSHSLQAPKPICKFFFSLQGCRYGASCFFSHNVDPTMSSTISPNFCMPESEQPDAASFLRLLPSTPDGCILVLDDNDLHFSSSLSNHGVPAKIITTTSVPDDSTTDNSLSGVKVLHGLSHPYGTVISGAGENSIPWKEVHCVLWFASFLLDKTNIESVEKQRILLKQFFEYLAIRTLADFLYDMPVVLTMNNVRFSQLQVEKLARDSFFFLQESFPFDESSFGAFSDVVPMSKPMMVSRPISYVFYICPPTDIQYGNYTAALKKSLYGGK, from the exons ATGGCGACGTCACCGAGATCATCGTCATCAGCTTCATCAGCACCACCTTTCTCGACTGATGCCAAGTTTAATTACCTTCCAGTAATGGGATTAAAACAAAAAATCATCGAAAAAATTCAAGAAAACCGTGTTACACTCATCGTCGGCGAAACTGGCTGCG GCAAGAGCTCTCAAGTCCCACAGTTTCTTCTAGAAGAAGGAATGGAACCCATATTATGTACACAACCTAGAAGGTTTGCAGTTGTAGCTGTTGCTAGAATGGTGGCAAAATCTCGTAGATGCGACGTGGGGGGCGAGGTTGGATATCATATTGGACATAAAAAGGTCATGTCCGCAGG GTCAAGACTTGTTTTCAAAACTGCTGGTGTCTTGTTAGATGAAATGAGGGACAAGGGAATCGCAGCTCTCAGATATAAGGTTATCATTCTTGATGAAGTCCACGAAAGATCTGTGGAATCCGATCTTGTTCTTACATGTGTGAAGCAGTTTATGCTCAAAGACAAAGATTTGAG GTTGGTTTTGATGTCCGCTACAGCAGAGACTGCGAGATACAGAGATTACTTCAAGGACCTTGGTAGGGATGAAAGGGTTGAAGTTCTTGCAATTCCAAGTTCCGGCCAGCAagcgattttccaaaaaaaaattctatatCTTGAACAG GTTTCTGAACTTCTTGGGCTAAACTCAGAGTCCTTGTCTAGTACATACTGTTCTGGCCCAAGCCCCATCTCGTCTGATGCTGACATCAAGCCTGAAGTGCACAAACTCATTCATGATCTGGTGTTGCATATTCATGACAATGAACCTGATATCGAGAAGAGTATTCTGGTTTTCCTTCCAACATACTATTCACTGGAGCAGCAGTATTTCCTTTTAAGCCCTTTGAGTTCTATTTTCAAAGTGCACATTCTGCATAGCAGCATTGATACTGAACAGGCTTTAAAGACGATGAAAATTTGGAAATCACATCGTAAG GTTATTTTAGCCACCAACATTGCAGAATCATCAGTTACCATTCCTGGAGTGGCATTTGTCATTGATTCTTGTCgatctttacaagtcttttggGATAATAATAGGAAAAAGGATGCAGCAGAACTTTTGTGGGTATCAAAGTCTCAG GCTGAGCAGCGTAAAGGCAGGACAGGTCGAACTTGTGATGGGAAAATTTATCGAATGGTTACTAGGTCTTTTTTCAATCAGTTTTCGGATCATGAGCGTCCATCTATATTGCGATTATCTTTAAGACAGCAAGTGCTTCTTGTTTGCTGCGCGGACTCTAAGGCCATCAATGATCCCAAGG TATTGTTGCAGAAGGCCCTTGATCCACCAGAATCTGAAGTGGTAGAAGATGCCCTAAACTTGCTTGTTCACATTAAGGCTCTGGAGAAAAACGTATCTCATAGGGGGCGATATGAGCCAACATTTTATGGCCGTCTGCTTGCCAGTATGACGTTGTCCTTTGATGCTTCCGTGATGATACTCAAATTTGGAGATATTGGATTGCTTCGTGAAGGCATTCTGATGGGAATACTGATGGATACAAATCCTCTGCCCGTTCGTCGTCCATTTGGACAGGATCAGTTG TTTGCAGAGTATATAGCCAGCTATTTTGGGGGGGATGATGAGAGTAGTGTGCTAACTGGCAAGAAGGAAATAATATCCATGGGTAACCTTTGTGCATATCAGTTCTGGCAGCGTGCTTTTAAA GACAAGCATCGTGTGGAGCGGCTGAAGCACCTTCTCAAGTTTGATGAACCAAATACTACTGAAATACTCTTCCCTAAACTTGAAGAAGAGTGGTGTTCCTTCCACAATCTTTTGCAGCCATCTCTGCATCAGGTTTCAGAAATAT ATGATGATATTGTAAATTCAATGCACCGATTCCGTCCCAAATTTATGGCTAAAGCTAATGGACTTCCCTCTTACTATAATCCTTACGAATTTGAGCACACATGTTCCCTTGGATACCTTCAATATAGAGATGAGGATGTTGACAGTAAGAAGGAGGATGAGCACATTAATCTGAATCTAGATATTGAGGAAAAAACCTGCCTCACTTTGCCATATGTTGCTCCCAATGATTTTAAAGCCAACTTTGTTGCTGACAAGTTTGCAACTGTTTTGAAAGAG ATGAGAGTTGAGCATACACAAGATCATGCCGAGAACGAGCGGAAACCAATAATTGCCACGGTGTCGCACGATATGGGGGAACGTCCGCTTTGTAGATACTTTGTAAATGGTTTATGCAACAGGGGCAGCGAGTGTCCTTTTTCTCATTCCCTCCAGGCCCCAAAACCTATCTgcaaatttttcttttctctccag GGATGTCGCTATGGTGCTTCTTGTTTCTTTTCTCACAATGTTGATCCAACCATGTCATCTACTATTAGTCCAAATTTCTGTATGCCGGAGAGTGAACAACCTGATGCAGCTTCTTTCCTGCGGCTATTACCCTCAACTCCAGATGGATGCATTCTTGTTTTGGATGACAATGATCTGCATTTTTCTTCCTCTCTCTCTAATCATGGTGTCCCAGCTAAGATAATCACTACAACAAGTGTACCTGATGACTCCACGACTGATAACTCGTTAAGCGGCGTGAAAGTACTTCATGGCTTGAGTCATCCATATGGCACAGTCATCTCTGGTGCTGGGGAAAACAGTATTCCATGGAAAGAGGTACACTGCGTATTATGGTTTGCCAGTTTCCTACTCGACAAAACCAATATTGAAAGCGTGGAGAAACAGCGAATTCTCTTAAAGCAGTTTTTCGAGTATCTTGCTATCAGGACTTTAGCAGACTTCCTATATGACATGCCTGTGGTGCTTACAATGAATAATGTTCGATTTTCACAGCTCCAG GTCGAAAAATTGGCTAGAGATTCCTTCTTTTTTCTGCAAGAGTCATTCCCCTTTGACGAATCAAGCTTTGGTGCATTTTCAGATGTAGTTCCTATGTCAAAGCCGATGATGGTTTCACGACCCATTTCATATGTTTTCTATATTTGCCCACCTACAGATATCCAGTATGGAAATTACACTGCTGCTCTCAAGAAAAGCCTATATGGTGGTAAATAG